TTTTTGACAATAAAGATTCGTACATCTTGATCAATAATTTTCTAAATATCGTATACCGATTGTTTCAACGAAAAAAATTAAGCACTGCCGCTGTACAAGGGTTTAAAGCTAAATACTTAGATGCCATACTTCGTTACAGCAAAGAAGCTCTGCTGCGAtagtaatatttctttcagcttTATAACTCCTTGCTAGGTatcttttttgaagacatgattcttaatttttcaaagcAAGAAGAACTTTAAGTAATTACCTTGACAGCGTGTAATATTGCAGGAGTCGACTTTGTAGCCATCGTTGCACGCGCACTCCCATGTCCCCGGTTTGTTGATACAAACCTGCTCGCAATCGTCTTTGCTTTCCTTACATTCGTCTATGTCTGGACGATACAAAGAGGAAGAAAGGAATAAACACGGAGACATTGGTATCCAATTATACGTTGCAACCAGGAGAAAAGTGCATAATAGGAAGCAAATCTCGGATACTGTTTATGACATCGAAAGTTACGTTTTACACCAGACATTTAGCAACACGTGAAAGCACTCGTTTGATTGAACGACTCGTCTTGTGAAAGTTAATAGTATACAGTAGGGATAACTTACTTAATTTCTACAATAATGTGACGTACAACAGCTGCATTATCAATTCGAGAGAACAAGTGAATTTCTTACCCAAACAATCGAAGCCATTTTCACTGAGTATGTAACCCCGAGTGCATGAACACTGGAAACTGCCGACTGAATTGGTACAGTTATGCTCACAACCACCATTGTCTGTGGCGCACTCGTCAACATCTGTTGACAAGCAGTGTGATAGATAAGCGAGCGAGAGCCTTACTTGGACAAATAGAgtattcaatttttatttatattttcaaaatcatttgacAAATCATATCCTTATCATTAGTGGGAATTGCTTCTTGGGAGTGATGTTACTCATACATTCTTGACTATTATTTCGTACCTAAGTCTTGTACTTTTCCGTTCTTTTGAGGAAGTGTTACCAACTCAACATTCTGACTATTCTAGAATTaattaatgaattattcaatgaataaatttatttatttatttgttttgtttgtttgtttgcttgtttgtttgtttattcatatGTCTCTCTCCAtctcatatacatacacatagtaatatatatatatatatatatatatatatatatatatatatatatatatatataaaatatatatataaattaaaagATGTTCTGAGGAAAGCAGTGTTTATACGGAAGATCAGGCAATTATTGTATTAGTATACTGGTTTGTCAGCATTACTGATCACTCACCAATGCATGTGGAATTATCATATCCCAGTCGATATCCAACGTTACATGAGCAGCTGTAACTTCCTTTGTTGTTGGTACACTCCTGGTCACAACCGCCATTATCTGAAGCACATTCGTCGATATCTGGTGTATGGAAAGCAATAAAGTCGCTGTGACTGTCACCCGTACTGCATACGACCAAGCTAAACTTGAAACCCTGTCATGTTGTGAAAAGTTATACGCTACCGTCTAAGTTGACCATTTCAAATACCCTAAAATATTCTGAACAAAACATACCCTTAAAAGTGTATAACATTTTAAGTTAATGATGTTTTTAAACTGTCCAGCCCCAACCCCTATAAGTAAGTTACAAGAACAAGGTATCTCTCTGAACAACTAGAGAACATTCAGCTTGCTTCCATGCGAAAATGGACTCTgtaaaacaatttcaaattaTCTTATCCTGCTTGCTCCACCATTGCGTAGTCTTGCGTCACCTAGTACTAGCATGCCCCCTTGCAACGCGAAAAGTTAATCGGCAACGAAAGGCAATAACGAAGACTTTATAAACTGCctgatacatacatattacgCAGGGTTCTTTATCCTGAGTTATTTATATTACCACAGGCTAATAGTTAATCTTACCGATGCATGTGTGACCATCAGTCACGTTCAATTGAAAACCAGTCGTGCAACCGCAGCGATAGCTTCCAGCAGTGTTTGTACAGGTAGTATCACAGCCTCCGTTGTTCGTCTTGCATTCGTCTACATCTGCGTATGATTAGGCAGAACAAAGTGCACATGATGAGATATCACATCCCTGCATACAAGTTAATTGCGTACTACTGCAAAGGTTTAGCACCTATAGGTAAGTTAAAACATCCATCTTACATAAAGACATTGCTAAGCGAAACATAGAATGGCAAGGTTGGAGAATACAAGGCCTGCATCGaacaatttgaaaagaaatataatCTGAGGAATCCATTTTTGTCACCAGTACAGTGGAATATCTCCTGAGATGGGTGCACTTTTCGTCAGGGATATATGGACCCGTTTTTGTTTGATGCACCCAAACGTTACAGCAAAAACATACCGGTGAAGATTTTAAAGGTACAATGCGcttaggggacagatatttggactcaacCACTTATACAATATTTAGGGGCAACCACTTGAAACTCATCGAGTAAACAGAGTTTTCTGCGGTCTATGATTGTGAAAGCAAAACTTTTTGCTTTCTAAGTAAGGATTAACATactggtagagttgacttttaaTTTCATGTGTCGGTAAATATAAACAATTTTTACGTGTTACTCCCTGCGTATAAATTGCAATGGCCTCTTGCAACCCTTATTCAGAGTCAGGAAAGACACGTAGAATATCAGTATATACGTAGTGCAAGCAAAATAATTCCAGCCTTTCCGTCAATTTTAGGCACGGCAATCGATCAAAGTTACTTACTGAGCTCAAAAGAGTAAAAGTCAAAATGCTAGGTATTTGATGTGCGGGGATTATCTCAAGGGGCAAGAACATACATCTGGTTGGAGAAGACCCCAATCAAAGTGTTTAAAAGGATGCGTAATGATATGCTAGTTAACTTTCACTCCTGACCAACAATTTTATGAATCAGGCTGGTCGAAATCTACCAGCCACGCCGGCTTGGCATGATCCGTTGAGTCGTTGACCCTTTCAGGCAAAGCTACAGACCCAGAAGTACGTGCAAAAGTGGAAATCGTAGAAAGTTAAAGCTTACGTAAAAACGAATCGCAAGATCTTAAACTCTTCGGTTCGGGATATTTCCAGGTTCATGGAACACCAATTGAATGATGCCATATGGACAGAACTGTCCCGAAAGCTAACATCAAAGCTCAGTGAATCCTGGTgtccaaaattttaaattttagctTCTACTGGGGAAAAAAGTCTGTCAGTCCGTCTCATTTTAATGCTGCAAAAACGGATCACTGACCTACAGCGAATACAACTTCAACTGTTTGAACGAGTTTTCGTGCAAACTCTGAATTGATGCCCGATGTAAGGCGTCGTTAACTGgtatttctgacatattttcaggtatttttgctattttttgacaTTATGATCTATTGTCTAACTAAAACATTTGGAAATACTCAGTGTTCAACATGAATTGTAAAtgtgaatgttcaaatttatttatgaaaatttaagaGTCAAGGGCGGACTAGAATTCTTTTTCCAACGATAGCATTATTGTTCACCATTCATTGTGTTGTTAGGGTTTGTTTTCGGCATACTTTATATTGTTAGATTAGGAAAAGCATataataaaaatagaaaatattattcaaagttAATATCATTGTCTCTTTAAATTCTTGGCGAAAGATAACGATCGTGAAATGAGATATATAGCTGACGGTGGAAACGGCTTCGATTCAGTCTGCATTCTACGTACCTTCTAGACAACAAGTGCCTGACCATCCAGGGTTGCATCTGCACGACGATTGCAAGGGCGTGCCACGACCATTGCAACCAGGGTTGTTACAGGATCGAGTCTTCCGCAGGGAATAATTGCAGGATCCCCCATGCCGAGCCAAGCTTATCACCCTACGAGTACTCGTCTGAGTTCCTCTGGTACCACAGGGTACCGTACACTGGCTCCAAGCGCTCCAGGCGCTGACCCTGCAGTTTACTGGTGGAGGTGGAGGTGGAGGAGGTCGACGCCGCCGCCGCCGCCGAAAAATACCATCTGTTGATCTAACGTCGAGCAACAGGCTGATCATCAAAATGCAAAGCAAAGACCACACATAAAACTTCATTATCTGAAAAGAGATCGAGTTCGAGTGATGATTGTCAAGTCTTTCGTCAACTCTGAAAATAGAAACCATTCTATTTCTCGCTGGATTTTTCAATATGTGTCAAAACGTTAAAAAGTCTGTTTTGGAGACTAATAAAGAGCATACTGGTATCGTATACTGCAGTCGTACATATCGGAAGACTAGATGTTTTAACTTACATTCTCAATATGGGACCAACTGCAAATGCAATATAGAGACAGGCTTAGAGGCGAATAAGCGTTTCGGTCAACTTGCGTTAAATTATATGATGGTTTCTGTACTTAATCTGATGAGCTCCGATTGGATGACAGGCTATTCCGCATTAGTCACACATCACTGGTATTTCCAATTCAAACATTTCATCGCACACAATGTAAATAACGAATTTTGTAAATGTCATTCTCGTTAAACAATAAAATCGCTATGACATTATGGAGTGTAAGACTTCATTGAACCCGGATGTTTTGACAGATTTGGTGTTAAACAGCTGCACAGATAAAGTTGTCGATAAACTAGCAAGAAGAGTGACGAGGAGTTGGTCGAGAGCACAGCTTTTCTGGAACAGTTTGATTGTGTGTATTGTCAAGTGTCCCGTTAAGGAATCAATAATAGCAAATATA
This DNA window, taken from Ptychodera flava strain L36383 chromosome 4, AS_Pfla_20210202, whole genome shotgun sequence, encodes the following:
- the LOC139130944 gene encoding matrilin-2-like, yielding MKFYVWSLLCILMISLLLDVRSTDGIFRRRRRRRPPPPPPPPVNCRVSAWSAWSQCTVPCGTRGTQTSTRRVISLARHGGSCNYSLRKTRSCNNPGCNGRGTPLQSSCRCNPGWSGTCCLEDVDECKTNNGGCDTTCTNTAGSYRCGCTTGFQLNVTDGHTCIDIDECASDNGGCDQECTNNKGSYSCSCNVGYRLGYDNSTCIDVDECATDNGGCEHNCTNSVGSFQCSCTRGYILSENGFDCLDIDECKESKDDCEQVCINKPGTWECACNDGYKVDSCNITRCQDVNECNDDTDGCSQICTNTVGSYRCSCVDGYEISTDNRTCQDVDECVYSGCEGCINAIGSFVCLCSDGYGFQENNTMCADVDECDIENGGCDHTCTNTEGSFKCSCKPGYESNDGGTTCKDKNECKLDTDQCSDGCVNTEGSYYCTCEEGYALDKDRKTCVELKV